The sequence TCTTTGGTGCGAGCATCATGCTTGCTATCCAATCAGGTATCGCTCGTGGTGTATTCTCGAACGAATCAGGCCTAGGTAGCGCACCAATGGCGGCAGCAGCAGCAAAAACAGACTCGTGCGTGAAGCAAGGGCTTGTCTCTATGACCGGTACCTTCTTCGATACCATCATCATCTGTACGATGACAGGTTTGGCGCTTATCTTAACGGGCGCTTGGCAAACTGACCTTTCTGGTGCTGCGATGACCACTCATGCATTCGCTGTCGGTTTGAATGCAGACACGCTTGGCCCTATGCTGGTTTCTGTTGGCTTAATCTTCTTTGCATTTACCACGATTTTAGGTTGGAACTACTACGGTGAGCGCTGTGTTGTTTTCTTACTGGGTACTAAAGCGGTTCTGCCTTACAAGATCATCTTCATTGCGTTGGTTGCTTCTGGTGCATTCTTAAAGCTCGATATGATCTGGCTGATGGCTGATATCGTGAACGGCCTAATGGCAATTCCAAACCTAATCGGCCTGATCTTGCTACGTCGCGTCGTCATCGAAGAAACAAAGCTCTTCTTCAAACCTTTAACTTCTTCAAGTGATTGTGAAACCGTTAAAGCGTAACCTGAATTGGTTGAATACAGCCCGCATTAAAATGCGGGCTTTTTTATATTTATTCAAACATTAAACTGAAAAAATCATGACCAACACTTATACCCTTACATATAAAATGATATTAATTAGGCCGCTGTGCGAATTAAAACACCTGATAAAACGCTAATAAAAAAGCCACTAATAAAACCAACACCTTAATTAGATATTACTTATATTTAACAGATTATGTATAAATGTCCGTGTTTTTGTCATAAACGAGTAAATAGCATTTTGTTTCAACCACACAAAAAAACACCAGAATAAAACATGTGACTTTAATTCATATAATAGTCAGTTTATAGTCATCTACATTGTTGAGAGAATTATAATAAAAATAAAACGTTGGCTATATGATCAGATTCGACCCAATTAAAAACCGTATTTATAACGACGAACGTTCTATTAAAATAGGATATCGTGAGACTCGCGTTTTAGAGTTATTACTTAAAAACTCACCTGAGATTGTGAACAAGCAAGAGATCATTAGTTTCGCATGGGGAAGCGAATTCATTGGTGATACATCACTTGCGAAATGCATTAGTTTACTCCGCCAAGGATTCGTTAAGCTCGGCATCAAAGAGACGCCAATCGTGACGGTGCCAAAGGTTGGTTACCGGCTTATCGATGATTACGTCTTTATCGAGTCGCAACCACAAAGCGGAACCACAATTCCGCTGACTCCAGTGAGCGATCAAGTTCCACTCGATAACAGCGGTATTGCGGCCTCTATTGCAAGTAGCCATGCACCTATACCTAAACCAACTTCGCCTGGTCACCAGCAAATCAGATCACACAAAAATAGACTGTGTTACTTCACAACCGGTTGTTTGCTATTGGCATCAGCGCTATTGGCTTTTGCTAAGGTGCACGACAGAAGCCTTGGCGATATCAACTCAGTCAACCGACTCAATGAGCAGTGGGTTGGTCAGGTTCAAGTGTTCCAAGAGTCTGAAATGGCGATGAGTCCTGAACTAGAAGCCATTCTCTATAAATATCAATGTGATTGCGTGGCATACATCAGCGAAGAACCAGACTACTCTGAGCTTTCAATACTCAATAAAGAAACACGCCAGTCCGTCAATATCTTTTACACCCCCACGCAATTAGATCGTGCGAGTAGCGAGATAGCGTTATTCCTAGAGAGAGGCCAATTATGATGCCATTTGTTGCTCTATTTTCCGCGTTAGCTCTATTGGTTGGTATATGGAGTATTCCTAACTCTCCACCGCAAGAAGAGCACCGTTACCAACATAGCGTGGTAGACCTCATACTCGATGGGAATGTGTTACGTACCGATGGGCTCACCAAAATAAGTAACAACAAGGTTCTGCACCTGATGTCGGTTCAAGATGACAACATGCCCGACCCGATTGTTCTACGGTTTAGAGGTGAGGCAGGCCCTTCTCAATCACTGTTCTTTTCTATATCTGGCACCATTGATTTAGTCTCAGTACAAAAAATAAATAAAACAATGAATGACAGCTTATTGTCACCCTACCTACTCATCAACAATGATCCATTAACGTTGAAGGTTGATGTCTTAAGTTCAAATGATTTATTTGCCATTATTCGAACGTGTAATACTGGCCGAACACAACTACTGGCTAAACGATAATTTATTGTTGTTTGGCCACCAGCTGAATTTATCGACG is a genomic window of Vibrio sp. FE10 containing:
- a CDS encoding winged helix-turn-helix domain-containing protein, which translates into the protein MIRFDPIKNRIYNDERSIKIGYRETRVLELLLKNSPEIVNKQEIISFAWGSEFIGDTSLAKCISLLRQGFVKLGIKETPIVTVPKVGYRLIDDYVFIESQPQSGTTIPLTPVSDQVPLDNSGIAASIASSHAPIPKPTSPGHQQIRSHKNRLCYFTTGCLLLASALLAFAKVHDRSLGDINSVNRLNEQWVGQVQVFQESEMAMSPELEAILYKYQCDCVAYISEEPDYSELSILNKETRQSVNIFYTPTQLDRASSEIALFLERGQL